One Zeugodacus cucurbitae isolate PBARC_wt_2022May chromosome 3, idZeuCucr1.2, whole genome shotgun sequence genomic region harbors:
- the LOC105209612 gene encoding adenylyl cyclase-associated protein 1 isoform X3: protein MGQTLSECCGRTLIINETKTCNNPDCDPDLKPSVAENLENLVNRLEQLVERLERSISAHELEFANRTFDAVRTKKRESFNLDRAELPAESLTEQLPLQAENLNVRIEKLEHSLNQINERHSSSLSTSNSQCSQQFKEQEEPQQQKEGSLENIPTVLEDYQASSHLPITREEQYSQFKPPSKMSVLGFQDITSGPLNQYLALSQKIGGDVAKHAQLVKLAFDAQLQYVTLATQCSQPSQEKQMELLKPTSVQISAIQDYREKNRGSAFFNHLSAISESIPALGWVCVSPTPGPHVKEMNDAGQFYTNRVLKEWRDKDATHVEWARAWIQTLTELQAYIKQYHTTGLVWSGKGAAPSGGSVPPPPPIGACPPPPPPPTFDIGAMSLEDGSADERSALFAEINQGEAITKNLKKVTADMQTHKNPTLRTGPAPFKTPTQFGSSSGGSCATAAVAKEPVFSRDGKKWLIEYQRNNRNLLVENAEMNNVVYVYKCEGSTLTVKGKVNNVVLDSCKKCSLLFDSVVASVEFVNCQSVQMQVLGFVPTISIDKTDGCQMYLSNESLGVEIVSSKSSEMNVMLPQASGDYNELALPEQFKTTISGQSLKTICVESLG from the exons ATTGTGATCCGGACTTAAAACCATCCGTTGCAGAAAATCTTGAGAATTTAGTAAATCGTTTGGAGCAATTGGTTGAGCGGTTGGAACGTTCAATCTCAGCACATGAGCTAGAATTTGCGAATCGCACATTTGACGCAGTTCGAACCAAGAAGCGAGAAAGTTTCAACTTGGACAGAGCCGAATTACCTGCAGAGTCTCTTACAGAACAATTGCCGTTGCAGGCAGAAAATCTAAACGTTCGAATAGAAAAATTGGAACAttcattaaatcaaataaacgaACGCCACAGTAGCAGTTTGAGTACGAGCAACAGCCAGTGCAGTCAGCAATTCAAAGAGCAAGAGGAGCCACAGCAACAGAAAGAGGGCAGCCTAGAAAACATACCTACAGTTCTTGAAGATTATCAAGCATCATCACATCTGCCAATCACCAGAGAAGAGCAATATTCGCAGTTTAAACCGCCTTCTAAAATGAGTGTACTGGGATTTCAGGATATTACCAGCGGTCCGCTGAATCAATATTTAGCGCTTTCTCAAAAAATCGGTGGTGATGTTGCAAAACATGCGCAGTTGGTAAAATTAGCATTTGa TGCTCAATTGCAGTATGTTACGTTGGCCACACAATGTTCTCAACCAAGCCAAGAGAAGCAAATGGAGTTACTGAAGCCCACTTCGGTCCAAATTAGCGCTATTCAAGACTATCGTGAAAAGAATCGAGGATCGGCGTTTTTTAACCATTTATCGGCTATTAGTGAGAGTATTCCAGCCTTAGGTTGGGTCTGCGTG TCACCTACACCTGGACCGCATGTGAAAGAAATGAATGATGCCGGCCAATTTTATACAAATCGTGTATTGAAAGAGTGGAGAGATAAAGATGCAACTCATGTAGAATGGGCACGAGCCTGGATCCAAACATTGACAGAATTGCAAGCATATATTAAACAGTACCATACTACGGGTCTAGTATGGTCTGGTAAAGGCGCAGCACCATCTGGGGGTTCtgtaccaccaccaccaccaattgGTGCTTGCCCAcctccaccaccaccgccaacaTTCGATATTGGTGCAATGTCATTAGAAGATGGCAGTGCAGATGAACGCAGTGCTTTATTCGCCGAAATTAATCAAGGCGAGGCTATCACAAAAA ATCTAAAGAAGGTCACTGCTGACATGCAAACTCACAAGAATCCAACGTTGCGCACTGGCCCGGCTCCATTCAAGACACCCACTCAGTTCGGTTCATCATCTGGTGGCTCCTGTGCTACTGCCGCTGTTGCAAAAGAGCCAGTATTCTCACGTGATGGAAAAAAATGGTTAATT GAATATCAACGCAACAATCGCAATTTGTTAGTGGAGAACGCTGAAATGAACAATGTGGTATATGTGTATAAGTGTGAAGGTTCAACTTTAACTGTTAAGGGCAAAGTTAACAACGTTGTCTTAGACTCTTGTAAAAAATGCTCTCTACTATTTGATTCAGTTGTGGCGTCAGTGGAATTTGTAAATTGTCAGAGTGTCCAAATGcag GTTCTTGGTTTTGTACCAACTATATCAATTGACAAAACTGATGGCTGCCAAATGTATTTATCTAATGAATCACTCGGTGTGGAAATTGTAAGCTCCAAGTCTTCCGAAATGAATGTTATGCTTCCACAAGCCAGTGGTgattat AACGAATTGGCTTTGCCGGAGCAGTTCAAGACGACCATTTCGGGACAATCACTGAAAACCATTTGCGTGGAAAGTCTGGGTTAA
- the LOC105209611 gene encoding vacuolar protein sorting-associated protein 29: MLVLVLGDLHIPHRCASLPAKFKKLLVPGRIHHILCTGNLCTKETYDYLKTLANDVHIVRGEFDENLSYPEQKVVTVGQFRIGLSHGHQVVPRGDPEALALIQRQLDVDILISGHTYKFEAYEHGNKFYINPGSATGAFNPLDMNVIPSFVLMDIQSTTVVTYVYQLIGDEVKVERIEYKKI; this comes from the coding sequence ATGCTGGTTCTTGTTCTTGGTGATCTTCATATTCCACATCGTTGTGCCAGTTTACCGGCGAAATTCAAAAAGTTGTTAGTTCCAGGTCGTATTCACCATATACTTTGTACTGGCAATCTTTGCACAAAGGAAACGTACGATTACCTCAAGACACTGGCTAATGACGTACACATTGTTCGCggagaatttgatgaaaatttgaGTTATCCAGAGCAGAAGGTAGTAACAGTCGGACAATTTCGAATTGGATTGTCACATGGACATCAGGTTGTGCCCCGTGGCGATCCAGAAGCTCTAGCATTGATTCAACGGCAATTAGATGTAGATATATTAATATCGGGTCACACATATAAGTTTGAAGCTTATGAACATGGAAATAAATTCTACATCAATCCCGGATCTGCTACTGGTGCTTTTAATCCTCTGGACATGAATGTAATACCATCTTTTGTACTTATGGATATTCAAAGTACAACTGTTgtgacatatgtatatcagcTTATTGGCGATGAAGTGAAAGTCGAGCGTATTGAAtacaagaaaatttaa
- the LOC105209609 gene encoding general transcription factor IIH subunit 3 — MNKQQDDESNKFSLLVIVLDTNPSQRIVRQNPQLLTQCVDAIIAFGNAHLMQCSQNKLAVLSCHHHATDFLYPLPGKQLDIRQVDGQYEVFSLVEKTVKQRLSHIITNAPKLNAPCESILAGSMAMALCYISRIQRNAAAGVKLHSRILVVTGSNECASQYMTYMNVFFTAQKLGITIDVCAMDKTMSLLQQGCDITGGQYLRLTQLDGLLQYLLWVFLPDPQMRQKLVLPPAIKVDYRAACFCHRELIDIGYVCSVCLSIFCKFSPICTTCHTVFKIPGPMPNKPKKKKKI; from the exons atgaataaacaacaGGATGATG AATCGAATAAATTTAGCTTACTGGTGATTGTGCTAGACACTAATCCATCACAACGTATCGTACGCCAAAATCCGCAATTACTTACTCAATGTGTGGACGCTATTATTGCCTTTGGCAATGCACATTTGATGCAAtgttcacaaaataaattagcTGTTCTTTCCTGCCATCATCACGCCAC TGACTTCTTGTATCCTTTGCCAGGTAAACAATTGGATATTCGTCAGGTTGATGGACAATATGAAGTATTCAGTTTGGTCGAGAAGACTGTCAAACAACGCTTAAGCCATATTATTACAAACGCACCAAAATTGAATGCGCCCTGTGAAAGTATTTTAGCAGGCAGCATGGCAATGGCTTTATGCTATATTTCCAGA ATACAACGTAATGCTGCTGCAGGTGTAAAATTGCACTCCCGCATTCTAGTTGTAACAGGCAGTAATGAATGCGCTTCTCAGTACATgacatatatgaatgtgttcTTTACGGCTCAGAAACTAGGTATTACAATCGATGTTTGCGCAATGGATAAGACGATGAGTCTGTTGCAACAGGGTTGTGATATCACGGGCGGTCAATATCTACGCCTTACGCAATTAGATGGGTTATTACAATATTTACTATGGGTTTTTTTGCCCGATCCACAGATGCGTCAAAAGTTGGTACTCCCTCCTGCGATAAAAGTTGACTACAGAGCAGCTTGTTTTTGTCATCGGGAGTTGATTGATATTGGCTACGTTTGTTCAGTGTGCTTATCCA TATTTTGCAAATTTAGTCCTATTTGCACCACCTGTCA CACGGTATTTAAAATTCCCGGACCTATGCCCAACAAaccaaagaaaaagaaaaaaatctga
- the LOC105209608 gene encoding 5-methylcytosine rRNA methyltransferase NSUN4 isoform X1, translating into MLRVKSLVYLHTRLKSQRWAFKGKKTHTQRALESFDDFYGSVFGIRWKNIRAALLTEHKYIAVVNNFGDPDKTCNGMELSGALNIKSLTKLVGDRLGHNNKLSKNGASNTLDENLLKILSRQEEREKYSLYPMGSQTEMPDQLQFKTESCVELQSSSESENNPKYIESLEDAFERDAQLANSRLIDPQYGTGGLYEFIPANKIKGMEDWIPESDHYKYYSTYTDFPLKFELETEFCFPENLKLYTYEVGNCSEFSAPKKCVTGVLSHYLLDGASVLPPLFLDIKEGERVLDACAAPGGKSLIMLQTLFPDVLICNDIQESRLNRIRKVMQEYIFDYKEKWENKRIVLNQCDAKYMDNYESFDKILVDVPCTTDRHSLTVNDNNIFKSTRIKERLRIPELQADILLNCLRLLKPGGSLIYSTCSLSPVQNDGVVHMALQKAFNEHGITTTVKDLSYIIRLFEDIFRFEYPKVLKYGQMVLPYLPANYGPMYFCKLTKNM; encoded by the exons agTTAAAAGCCTTGTTTATTTACATACGAGATTGAAAAGCCAGCGATGG GCATTTAAAGGCAAGAAAACCCATACTCAGCGAGCTCTAGAAAGTTTCGATGATTTCTATGGATCAGTTTTTGGTATTCGTTGGAAAAACATTCGAGCAGCATTATTAACAGAGCATAAATATATAGCGGTAGTAAATAACTTCGGAGATCCTGATAAAACTTGCAATGGAATGGAATTAAGTG gtgctttaaatataaaatcattaACAAAATTAGTTGGAGATCGACTTGGTCACAATAATAAACTGTCGAAAAATGGAGCAAGTAATACGCTAGatgaaaatttacttaaaatactaTCTAGGCAAGAAGAACGAGAAAAATATTCGTTATATCCTATGGGTTCTCAAACGGAAATGCCCGATCAGCTACAATTCAAAACAGAAAGCTGTGTTGAATTACAAAGCAGTTCTGAGAGTGAAAATAACCCGAAATATATTGAGAGTCTTGAAGATGCATTTGAAAGGGATGCTCAATTAGCAAACAGCCGATTGATAGATCCACAATATGGGACAGGGGGCTTGTATGAGTTTATACcggcaaacaaaataaaagggaTGGAGGATTGGATACCTGAATCAGACCATTATAAATACTATTCCACATATACTGATTTTCCTCTAAAATTTGAGTTGGAAACAGAGTTTTGTTTCCCAGAGAATCTTAAATTATACACTTATGAGGTTGGGAATTGTTCTGAATTTAGTGCaccaaaaaaatgtgtaacag GTGTGCTCTCACATTACCTATTAGATGGTGCATCAGTGTTGCCGCCAttattcttagatataaaagAAGGTGAGCGTGTTTTAGATGCTTGTGCTGCTCCAGGTGGAAAATCACTTATAATGCTCCAAACATTGTTCCCAGACGTATTGATATGTAATGATATTCAAGAGTCGCGTCTCAATCGAATTCGTAAAGTAATGCAAGAGTACATATTTGACTATAAAGAAAAATGGGAAAATAAACGAATAGTTCTCAACCAATGCGATGCTAAATATATGGATAATTATGAGAGCTTTGATAAGATTTTAGTAGATGTACCATGTACCACGGACCGCCATTCCTTGACcgtaaatgataataatattttcaaatcgaCTCGTATTAAAGAACGACTACGGATTCCAGAGCTGCAAGCTGATATCCTACTGAATTGTTTACGACTGTTAAAACCAGGGGGCAGTCTAATTTATTCAACATGTTCGCTTTCACCGGTTCAAAACGATGGCGTTGTACATATGGCCCTACAGAAAGCCTTCAACGAACATGGTATAACCACTACAGTTAAAGATCTAAGTTACATAATTAGATTATTCGAAGACATATTTAGATTCGAATATCCTAAAGTTCTAAAATACGGACAAATGGTGCTTCCTTATTTACCAGCCAACTATGGTCCaatgtatttttgtaaattaacaaaaaatatgtag
- the LOC105209608 gene encoding 5-methylcytosine rRNA methyltransferase NSUN4 isoform X2 — MLRVKSLVYLHTRLKSQRWAFKGKKTHTQRALESFDDFYGSVFGIRWKNIRAALLTEHKYIAVVNNFGDPDKTCNGMELSALNIKSLTKLVGDRLGHNNKLSKNGASNTLDENLLKILSRQEEREKYSLYPMGSQTEMPDQLQFKTESCVELQSSSESENNPKYIESLEDAFERDAQLANSRLIDPQYGTGGLYEFIPANKIKGMEDWIPESDHYKYYSTYTDFPLKFELETEFCFPENLKLYTYEVGNCSEFSAPKKCVTGVLSHYLLDGASVLPPLFLDIKEGERVLDACAAPGGKSLIMLQTLFPDVLICNDIQESRLNRIRKVMQEYIFDYKEKWENKRIVLNQCDAKYMDNYESFDKILVDVPCTTDRHSLTVNDNNIFKSTRIKERLRIPELQADILLNCLRLLKPGGSLIYSTCSLSPVQNDGVVHMALQKAFNEHGITTTVKDLSYIIRLFEDIFRFEYPKVLKYGQMVLPYLPANYGPMYFCKLTKNM, encoded by the exons agTTAAAAGCCTTGTTTATTTACATACGAGATTGAAAAGCCAGCGATGG GCATTTAAAGGCAAGAAAACCCATACTCAGCGAGCTCTAGAAAGTTTCGATGATTTCTATGGATCAGTTTTTGGTATTCGTTGGAAAAACATTCGAGCAGCATTATTAACAGAGCATAAATATATAGCGGTAGTAAATAACTTCGGAGATCCTGATAAAACTTGCAATGGAATGGAATTAA gtgctttaaatataaaatcattaACAAAATTAGTTGGAGATCGACTTGGTCACAATAATAAACTGTCGAAAAATGGAGCAAGTAATACGCTAGatgaaaatttacttaaaatactaTCTAGGCAAGAAGAACGAGAAAAATATTCGTTATATCCTATGGGTTCTCAAACGGAAATGCCCGATCAGCTACAATTCAAAACAGAAAGCTGTGTTGAATTACAAAGCAGTTCTGAGAGTGAAAATAACCCGAAATATATTGAGAGTCTTGAAGATGCATTTGAAAGGGATGCTCAATTAGCAAACAGCCGATTGATAGATCCACAATATGGGACAGGGGGCTTGTATGAGTTTATACcggcaaacaaaataaaagggaTGGAGGATTGGATACCTGAATCAGACCATTATAAATACTATTCCACATATACTGATTTTCCTCTAAAATTTGAGTTGGAAACAGAGTTTTGTTTCCCAGAGAATCTTAAATTATACACTTATGAGGTTGGGAATTGTTCTGAATTTAGTGCaccaaaaaaatgtgtaacag GTGTGCTCTCACATTACCTATTAGATGGTGCATCAGTGTTGCCGCCAttattcttagatataaaagAAGGTGAGCGTGTTTTAGATGCTTGTGCTGCTCCAGGTGGAAAATCACTTATAATGCTCCAAACATTGTTCCCAGACGTATTGATATGTAATGATATTCAAGAGTCGCGTCTCAATCGAATTCGTAAAGTAATGCAAGAGTACATATTTGACTATAAAGAAAAATGGGAAAATAAACGAATAGTTCTCAACCAATGCGATGCTAAATATATGGATAATTATGAGAGCTTTGATAAGATTTTAGTAGATGTACCATGTACCACGGACCGCCATTCCTTGACcgtaaatgataataatattttcaaatcgaCTCGTATTAAAGAACGACTACGGATTCCAGAGCTGCAAGCTGATATCCTACTGAATTGTTTACGACTGTTAAAACCAGGGGGCAGTCTAATTTATTCAACATGTTCGCTTTCACCGGTTCAAAACGATGGCGTTGTACATATGGCCCTACAGAAAGCCTTCAACGAACATGGTATAACCACTACAGTTAAAGATCTAAGTTACATAATTAGATTATTCGAAGACATATTTAGATTCGAATATCCTAAAGTTCTAAAATACGGACAAATGGTGCTTCCTTATTTACCAGCCAACTATGGTCCaatgtatttttgtaaattaacaaaaaatatgtag